The genomic DNA TGTCGTTGAATTAAAATAAAAGTCAGGCTGCAGGCTGCCGCAAAACAAGCCAAACCTTAAATTAGATTAAATCTAGAGCCTCATGAATGATTTCCTTGGCTTCACTCAAAAACCTAAGTAACTCTAAGCTTTTCTTTGTTTTCAAAAGGCCTACCCGCGTGAGCCTACGTCCTGTAGGCCACGCGGCTCTGCTCGTCCTGAGCAGAATTACGGCCTTTTGAAAAGTCGAAAAGCAAGAGTTACTAAGGTTCATGAGAGGCGCCTTTTGAAATCATTTCATGAGGCTCAAAAAAGTTAAATCCTATAATAAGGGTTAGCCAGTTTTGCGGCAGCCCTATTTACAATAGTGGATTTTTGTTATATAATTATGACTTGTTTGAATTTTTAAAGAGGTGTTGCAGTATGATTTTAGTTAGTGCATGCCTTTGCGGTGTAAATTGTAAATACGACGGAAACAACAATTTAAATGAATACATATATGAATTGTTAAAACAGGGCAAGTTAGTCCCAGTATGTCCAGAGCAGCTTGGAGGTATGTCTACCCCAAGGCATCCATCTGAGATAGTGGGTGGAAGCGCAAAGGATGTATTGGAGGGAAAGGCAAAGGTTATTAACAAAAAGGGAGAGGATGTAACAAGATTTTTTGTAAAAGGAGCCTATGAAACTTTAAATATAGCAAGAACGTTTAATTGTAAAGCTGCAATTTTAAAGGCCAAGAGCCCATCCTGCGGAAGTGGAAAAATTTACGATGGAACATTTGAGGGAAGACTTATTGATGGAAATGGGATAACTTCTGAACTACTAATAAAAAACGGGGTAGAAGTAATTGATGAAACTGACGTTGCTGCAATAAAGGATATAGTAGAAAGGATGAGTTAATTGGAGGCAAGAAAACTTGAATACGTTGAAGAAAAGAAGGAGTTAAAAAAGGAGTTAGGACTACTTGAAGCAATAGCAATAGTTATTGGTGTAGTAATTGGCTCTGGTATATTCTTTAAGCCAGCGATAGTTGCTAAAAACGCTGGAGCACCAGGGCTTGGAATACTTGCTTGGGTAGTTGGAGGGGTTATAACGATTGCAGCAGGGCTTACAGTTGCAGAGATTGCAGCAGCAATACCAAAAACAGGCGGGCTTTACGCATATCTAAAGGAATTATACGGTGATTTCTGGGCATACCTTTTAGGATGGGTGCAGATAACAGTTTACTTCCCAGGCTCACTTGCAGCTCTTGCTATTATATTCGCAACACAGGCTACAACATTTATCCCAATGACAGAAATGCAGCAAAAACTGCTTGCTATATTCATATTGTTCTTCTTAGCAGCAGCAAATGTTATTTCGACTAAGTTTGGAGGCAAAATACAAACAGTTGCAACAATTGGCAAATTAGTTCCTATATTTGTAATTGCTATTTTCGGACTTATAAAGGGAACGGCTCATGGATTTACTCCAATGGTTTCAAGCACAAGCACAGCAGGAGGATTTGGTCTTGCAATACTTGGAACGCTTTGGGCCTATGACGGATGGATTAACGTAGGAAATATAGCTGGAGAATTAAAAAACCCTGCAAAGGACCTACCAAAGGCAATAATATTAGGGCTTGGACTTGTTTTAGTAGCTTATTTATCAGTCAACCTTGCAGTATTGAATGTATTACCTTTTGACCAGGTTGTTGCTTCTAAAAAGGCAGCATCGGACGCAGCAGTTGTTATGTTTGGAAATTTTGGTGCATCATTTATATCCCTTGGAATATTAGTCTCAATATTTGGTGCATTAAACGGATATATATTGACTGCATCAAGAGTTCCCTATGCTATGGCGGAGGAAGGATTGCTTCCTTTCAAGGGATTCTTCTCAAAGCTAAATGAAAAATCAGGAACGCCAATAAATTCAATAATTTATCTTTTTGTTGTTGGTGTAGTATATATAATGACAGGTTCTTTCGACACTTTAACTGATTTAGTTGTATTTGTATTATGGATATTCTTTACTATGGCTGTAGCAGGTGTATTCATTCTTAGAAAGAAGTTTAAGCACCTCAAAAGACCATATACAGTTCCACTATACCCAATCGTTCCAATAATAGGAATTGCAGGCGGTATATTTATACTTTTCAGCACAATAACAGCAAGCCCATCAAGAGCACTTCTTGGAATAGGAGTTACCGTAATTGGTGCACCTATATATATGTATATAAGAAAGAATAAGTAATGCTTCAGAGCCTCACAAATTTGTGGGGCTCATTTTATCATTAAAATGCCGCCTTTAGATTTTTGAGGCTCTATTAATGATAGCAAAATTACTTTAATTGTATTTAATAAAAGGCTAATTAAAGTTTCAAAATATGGTATAATATTCATATGTTTTAATTAAAGTTCAACATAAATTACCAGTTGAGATAATGAATTGATATTTAAGGAAAGCGGGGTGAAGGTCGGGATTCCGACTTGTGATGTTAAAGGGAAACAAAACCTATATAAGAGCAATTGAAATGGAAGATGCCAGAATATTATCAGCTTGGCTCAACGATAGAGAAACAAACGAACACCTTGATATTATTTATCCTATTTCCAAGAGATACTGCGATAATTTTACGCTTGAAGGAGAAGAGCATAATAAAAAAGTTTTTATAATTGAAAATGAAGACAGAAAGCCGATAGGGCTAATAATAATAGACAATATAAAATGGGAATATAGAAATTGTGAAATAGGAATTGCAATATATGATAAAAATTTCAGAGGGAAAGGTTATGCAAAGGATGCGCTTAGCGTAGTTATTGATTTTATTTTCAACGATATGAACATGCATCTTATACACCTTAGAGTATCTGAAGAAAATAAAACTGCGATTGAGCTGTATAATAAATTTGGATTTGTAGTTGAAGGAATGCTGAGAGACAGGTATTATAGAAATGGGAAGTATCATAATATTATCATAATGAGCAAAATAAAAGGGGAGTGATATTATGAAGATTGGGTTTATAAGCGATATTCACGGTTATCCTGAAAAATTTAATATGGCTCTAAAATACCTAAAGGATGCCGACGCCATTTTATGTGCTGGTGATATATTATATCATGGTCCAAGAAATCCTATTATGGAAGGATACAACCCACTGCCACTTGCGGATGAGATTAAAAATACAAAAATACTCATCGCAAAGGGAAACTGCGATGCAGAAGTGGATGAAATGGTTTTAGGGTTTTCACTCATGCCAGTTATATATTATGAAAAGGACGGGATTAGAATAATAACTTTACACGGACACAATCATGACGAGGCAGGGCTTGAAAATTTAGCAAAGTCCTATAATGCCAATTTAGTAGTTACAGGGCATACACATGTTAGAAAGTTCGAGAAGATAAATGGAATTACATATATAAATCCAGGCAGCGTATCAATTCCAAAGGGAGATGGGCAACCAAGCATAGCGATTTATGAGGATGGACAAATTAATTTCATAAACATAGAAAATGGTCAAATAATAGAATCACATAGAATTTGATAGGGGGAGAAAAAATGGACTATAAAGAAATGCTAAAGACAGCACGAGAAAACTTAAATGGAAGCTGCAGAGTTTGCCGGG from Caloramator mitchellensis includes the following:
- a CDS encoding DUF523 domain-containing protein, whose protein sequence is MILVSACLCGVNCKYDGNNNLNEYIYELLKQGKLVPVCPEQLGGMSTPRHPSEIVGGSAKDVLEGKAKVINKKGEDVTRFFVKGAYETLNIARTFNCKAAILKAKSPSCGSGKIYDGTFEGRLIDGNGITSELLIKNGVEVIDETDVAAIKDIVERMS
- a CDS encoding APC family permease: MEARKLEYVEEKKELKKELGLLEAIAIVIGVVIGSGIFFKPAIVAKNAGAPGLGILAWVVGGVITIAAGLTVAEIAAAIPKTGGLYAYLKELYGDFWAYLLGWVQITVYFPGSLAALAIIFATQATTFIPMTEMQQKLLAIFILFFLAAANVISTKFGGKIQTVATIGKLVPIFVIAIFGLIKGTAHGFTPMVSSTSTAGGFGLAILGTLWAYDGWINVGNIAGELKNPAKDLPKAIILGLGLVLVAYLSVNLAVLNVLPFDQVVASKKAASDAAVVMFGNFGASFISLGILVSIFGALNGYILTASRVPYAMAEEGLLPFKGFFSKLNEKSGTPINSIIYLFVVGVVYIMTGSFDTLTDLVVFVLWIFFTMAVAGVFILRKKFKHLKRPYTVPLYPIVPIIGIAGGIFILFSTITASPSRALLGIGVTVIGAPIYMYIRKNK
- a CDS encoding GNAT family N-acetyltransferase; its protein translation is MLKGNKTYIRAIEMEDARILSAWLNDRETNEHLDIIYPISKRYCDNFTLEGEEHNKKVFIIENEDRKPIGLIIIDNIKWEYRNCEIGIAIYDKNFRGKGYAKDALSVVIDFIFNDMNMHLIHLRVSEENKTAIELYNKFGFVVEGMLRDRYYRNGKYHNIIIMSKIKGE
- the yfcE gene encoding phosphodiesterase, which produces MKIGFISDIHGYPEKFNMALKYLKDADAILCAGDILYHGPRNPIMEGYNPLPLADEIKNTKILIAKGNCDAEVDEMVLGFSLMPVIYYEKDGIRIITLHGHNHDEAGLENLAKSYNANLVVTGHTHVRKFEKINGITYINPGSVSIPKGDGQPSIAIYEDGQINFINIENGQIIESHRI